From the genome of Pseudosulfitobacter sp. DSM 107133, one region includes:
- a CDS encoding glutathione S-transferase family protein, whose protein sequence is MNLELYNAAYSTCSQKVRLCLHEKGLSFTDRILDFRTQEHLSDIYLRINPNGVVPTLIADGRAVIDSSVIIEFLDEVFPETALTPKDPFARADMRAWLRYIEEVPTKAIRFPSFQKVFLRHFSDMDADQFDAAAQSRPLRTAFYRKMGRDGFDDAEMDASYAELRQTVMRMATRLRQGPWLCGAALTLADYCVTPTIDRMADLGMASLWDDLPEVADWYARIQARPAFVATFYAGSRVSDRYDDLQKEKP, encoded by the coding sequence ATGAACCTTGAACTGTACAATGCGGCCTATTCGACGTGCAGCCAGAAGGTGCGGCTGTGCCTGCATGAAAAGGGACTTTCGTTTACCGACAGGATTTTGGATTTTCGCACCCAAGAGCATTTGAGCGACATCTATCTCAGGATCAATCCCAATGGCGTGGTGCCAACCCTGATCGCAGACGGTCGGGCCGTTATCGACAGCTCGGTCATTATCGAGTTTCTCGACGAGGTTTTTCCCGAAACCGCGCTGACGCCCAAAGACCCCTTTGCCCGCGCCGATATGCGGGCGTGGCTGCGCTATATCGAAGAGGTGCCGACCAAGGCGATCCGCTTTCCATCGTTTCAAAAGGTGTTTTTGCGCCATTTCAGCGACATGGACGCCGACCAGTTCGACGCGGCGGCGCAGTCGCGTCCGCTGCGCACCGCGTTTTATCGCAAGATGGGGCGCGATGGCTTTGACGATGCGGAAATGGACGCCTCTTATGCGGAATTGCGCCAGACGGTCATGCGGATGGCAACACGGCTGAGACAGGGCCCATGGCTGTGCGGCGCCGCACTGACGCTGGCCGACTATTGCGTCACGCCCACAATTGATCGCATGGCCGATCTGGGCATGGCGTCGCTGTGGGATGATTTGCCAGAGGTTGCGGATTGGTATGCCCGCATTCAGGCACGTCCTGCCTTTGTTGCCACTTTCTATGCGGGCAGCCGCGTGTCCGACCGTTATGACGATCTGCAAAAGGAAAAACCGTGA
- a CDS encoding TRAP transporter large permease subunit: MFTPTEAGGVGALAALLFALFRRKLTLGSFWTILMETGRVTAAITFLIIAAHMYARLLALTGLPGQIGGVMAMFDLGLVGILVAYIVVVILLGAILDSTSIMLILLPLFLPIMHAHEVDLIWFGILTIVTVEVGLLTPPLGIACFVVKANLRDVDISLSEIFAGAFPFVLAMVVLVVLLLLAPGIATVLI, translated from the coding sequence GTGTTCACCCCCACCGAAGCAGGCGGCGTCGGTGCCTTGGCCGCACTTCTATTTGCGCTTTTCCGGCGCAAGCTGACCTTGGGATCGTTCTGGACGATCCTGATGGAAACCGGACGGGTGACGGCGGCCATCACCTTTTTGATCATTGCGGCCCACATGTACGCCCGCCTGCTGGCGCTGACCGGATTGCCCGGTCAGATTGGCGGCGTAATGGCGATGTTCGATCTGGGGCTGGTGGGCATTCTGGTGGCCTATATCGTCGTGGTGATCCTGCTGGGCGCCATTCTGGACAGCACGTCGATCATGCTGATCCTGCTGCCGCTGTTCCTGCCGATCATGCATGCGCATGAGGTCGATCTTATCTGGTTCGGAATCCTGACCATTGTCACCGTCGAGGTTGGCCTGCTGACGCCGCCCCTTGGCATCGCGTGTTTTGTGGTCAAGGCGAACCTGCGGGATGTGGACATCTCGCTGAGCGAAATCTTTGCGGGGGCGTTTCCCTTTGTGCTGGCGATGGTGGTTCTTGTTGTGCTGCTGCTTCTGGCTCCCGGCATCGCCACCGTCCTGATCTAA
- a CDS encoding fumarylacetoacetate hydrolase family protein: MKLVTYETNGTAHVGALDENGAVVALSEFATMQDLIEGGPAALERAGRALAQRAQVIEAPGLLAPLRPIQMRDALTFETHLRQARANRHLFGLASERVDPATVFIPDVWYEQPVYYKQNRFSVAGTGTDVAIPKGETRFDFELELGMVLGRGGRDISRADAFDHVFGYCIFNDFSARDLQMREVAVGLGPAKGKDFDGGNVLGPWLVTADEVDVGNLTMIARINGEEWARGNSGQMHHGFDAIIEHISRDETLYAGEFFGSGTVGGGCGLELGRFLSAGDTVELEISGLGILRNRVAASRQ, from the coding sequence GTGAAGCTGGTAACTTACGAGACAAACGGGACGGCGCATGTCGGCGCGCTTGATGAAAACGGCGCGGTCGTGGCCTTGTCCGAATTTGCCACAATGCAGGATCTGATCGAAGGCGGGCCTGCGGCGCTTGAGCGTGCCGGGCGCGCACTGGCACAGCGTGCGCAGGTTATTGAAGCACCCGGATTGTTGGCGCCATTGCGTCCGATCCAGATGCGCGACGCATTGACGTTCGAGACACATCTGCGACAGGCCCGCGCCAACCGGCATCTGTTCGGACTGGCCAGCGAACGGGTGGATCCGGCAACTGTTTTCATTCCCGATGTCTGGTATGAGCAGCCGGTCTATTACAAACAAAACCGGTTCTCGGTGGCGGGCACCGGCACCGACGTAGCGATCCCGAAGGGCGAGACGCGGTTTGATTTCGAACTGGAACTGGGAATGGTTCTGGGGCGTGGCGGGCGTGATATTTCCCGCGCCGACGCCTTTGACCATGTCTTTGGCTATTGCATCTTCAACGACTTTTCCGCGCGCGATCTGCAAATGCGCGAGGTGGCCGTGGGGCTTGGTCCGGCCAAGGGCAAGGATTTTGACGGGGGCAACGTGCTGGGGCCATGGCTGGTGACGGCAGACGAGGTTGACGTGGGCAACCTGACGATGATTGCCCGTATCAACGGCGAAGAATGGGCGCGCGGCAATTCGGGCCAGATGCACCACGGATTTGATGCGATCATCGAACACATCAGCCGCGACGAAACGCTATACGCGGGCGAATTTTTCGGGTCGGGCACCGTGGGTGGCGGCTGCGGGCTGGAGCTGGGGCGGTTCCTGTCGGCGGGCGACACGGTCGAGCTGGAAATCAGCGGTCTTGGCATATTGCGCAATCGCGTCGCCGCGTCACGTCAGTGA
- a CDS encoding MBL fold metallo-hydrolase, protein MGRNVHDLGNGLFAYIQEDGSWGWSNSGLITSNGESLLVDTLFNGPLTRDMLAAYRRATPDAAHIATLVNTHANGDHTFGNHVIKGARIIGTTACRDEMNERPAPAFATMMDNWRDAGEAGAFLHEVMGSRFDFSDVGHVTPDVLFDGFHALDVGGLRVELHEMGPAHTMGDAVVFVPELKTVFTGDILFSGGHPILWAGPLDNWLKACDAILGWDVDVVVPGHGPVGDKAAVHQLRDYLAYVQDAATQRYEAGLGWAEAAWDIGMEAYDSWLDRERVVANVANVYTTLSKGAVAPTRPEILTMMCRYRGRMPSPDMACPACGGAH, encoded by the coding sequence ATGGGCCGGAATGTTCACGATCTGGGAAACGGGCTGTTTGCTTATATTCAGGAAGATGGATCATGGGGGTGGAGCAACTCGGGGCTCATCACCTCGAATGGTGAAAGCCTGTTGGTGGATACGCTGTTCAACGGCCCGTTGACCCGTGACATGCTTGCCGCCTATCGCAGGGCCACACCGGACGCCGCGCACATCGCCACATTGGTCAACACCCACGCGAACGGGGACCACACCTTTGGCAACCACGTCATCAAAGGCGCGCGTATCATCGGCACGACAGCCTGTCGGGACGAGATGAACGAACGCCCTGCCCCCGCATTCGCCACGATGATGGACAACTGGCGCGATGCGGGCGAAGCCGGTGCTTTTTTGCACGAAGTCATGGGGTCGCGGTTCGATTTCTCGGATGTGGGCCACGTGACACCCGATGTGCTGTTCGACGGATTTCATGCGCTGGATGTGGGCGGCTTGCGGGTGGAGCTGCACGAAATGGGGCCAGCGCACACCATGGGCGATGCGGTGGTGTTCGTGCCCGAACTCAAGACGGTCTTTACCGGCGATATCCTGTTCTCGGGCGGCCACCCGATCCTGTGGGCGGGTCCGCTGGACAACTGGCTGAAAGCTTGCGACGCCATCCTGGGGTGGGATGTCGATGTGGTTGTGCCCGGCCACGGCCCTGTGGGCGACAAGGCCGCCGTGCACCAGTTGCGCGATTATCTGGCCTATGTTCAGGACGCGGCGACACAGCGCTACGAGGCCGGACTTGGCTGGGCCGAAGCCGCCTGGGACATCGGCATGGAAGCCTATGACAGCTGGCTGGACCGCGAGCGGGTGGTCGCCAACGTGGCCAATGTCTATACCACCCTGTCCAAGGGCGCTGTTGCCCCCACCCGCCCCGAGATACTGACGATGATGTGCCGGTATCGGGGCCGTATGCCCAGCCCCGATATGGCCTGCCCCGCCTGTGGCGGGGCTCACTGA